Below is a window of Calditrichota bacterium DNA.
GCGCATACCCATGGTAAAAGTTCTCGTCGTCGACGATTCGGCGCTCGTGCGCCGCGTATTGAGCGAGGAGCTCGCCCGCGATCCGGACATCGAAGTCATCGGCACTGCACCGGATCCGTACGTCGCGCGCGACAAAATTCTGAAACTCGCGCCGGACGTATTGACTCTCGATATTGAAATGCCGCGCATGGACGGTCTGTCTTTCTTGCGCAAACTGATGAAGCATAAACCGATGCCGGTGGTCGTGGTGTCTTCATTGACTCCCAAAGGAAGCGAAATGGCCATGGACGCACTTTCGCTGGGAGCCGTTGACGTGTTATGCAAACCCGGTGAAGCCTACTCAATCGGAGATTTGTCCAAGGAATTGACCGCACGGGTGAAAGCCGCGGCGCGTGCGCGGATGACCGCGCGTTCGATTGACGTTCCTGTCAAACCAATGGAAGCTCTTAAAGCCACGACATTGAAGATCATCGCAATCGGCGCTTCGACCGGCGGCACGGAAGCGCTGCGCGAAGTCTTGCAGAGATTTCCGGTGAATTCACCGCCGACGGTGGTCGTGCAGCACATGCCGGAGAAATTTACAAAAGCATTCGCCGATCGCTTGAACGGTATTTGTGCCATCGAAGTTCGCGAAGCTCAAGACGGCGATACACTCAGGCCGGGATTAGCCTTGATTGCGCCGGGCAACAAGCACATGATGCTGCAGCGCAGCGGCGCGGTGTACTCCGTGGCAGTCAAAGACGGGCCGCGGGTACACCACCAACGGCCTGCAGTAGATGTTTTGTTTAAGTCTGTCGCGCGCGTAGCCGGCAAGAACGCCGTCGGCGCGATTCTCACCGGAATGGGCGCGGACGGCGCGGATGGTCTCCTCGAAATGAAAGAAGCTGGCGCAAAAACCATCGCCCAGGATGAAAAATCATGCGTAGTCTTCGGAATGCCGAAGGAAGCGATCGCTCGCGGGGGTGTAGATTCCATCATGCCGCTCGAACAAGTTGCGCAGGGAATCATGAGCAAGCTGTAGATTACTTGCGATTGTGCTTCAAATCCGTTATGTTAGCCCTCGTCACTTAAAGATGAGGGTTTTCTTATGTTTCGCGTTTTGTTGGGTTTGTGTTGTATAGTTTGGGCGGTTGGCTGCGTACCCCAAAAGCCTGAGAAGAAGGCGGAAAAAGCTCCGATGGAGCGGCCGATGGGCGAACAACCAGCCAATCCGCATGCAAATATGAATAATGGCCCGGGTCTGGATATCAACACTTTGCTGGCGAATCTGCCGGAAGGATGGACCAAGTCGACACCGTCTTCGAGCATGAGGTTGGGACAGATTGCGATGGCCAAGGCTGGCGGCGATCCGGCGGATGCCGAAATGGCAATTTTCCACTTCCCGGGAACGGGCGGCAGCTCGATGGCGAATCTTGAGCGCTGGGAAGGCCAGATGCAGGGTCCCAACGGCGAGCCGGGCGCTTCGGTTTCGAAAATCGACTCCATGAAGCTCGACAACGGAATTATGGTCATCACCGTGGATATTACGGGCACGATGCTGCCGTCGACGATGGGTACTGGTCCCGCTACGGAGCAAAAGGACTACCGGATGGTCGCTTCCGTTCTGGAAACTCCGGCAGGCAACTATTTTCTTAAGGTCACCGGACCGAAGAACACGGTCGCCGCGCACTATGACAAGTATCGCGCGTTCTTGAAAAGTGCAAAACTGGGCGGCTCGGCCTAAGCAGTCGCGGAATTTTTTCAAAATGAAACGCCTGACAAACTGTCCGGCGTTTTGTTCTCTGGTCGCGCGGAGTCCGGTGCCCAACTAAGGCCGGACTTCTTCCCAGCGCCAGAAATACTCTATGTCCAAATCTTACGCGGGATATTTCCCGAGAACAACATTCTCCATTTGTTGCTTGTGGTGCTCCGTTTCCTCGAGCTGTGCCTTAACCAAGTCGCCAATCGAGATCATGCCGATCAGTTTCTCGTGATGCAGAATCGGCAGATGGCGGATGCGCCGCTCCGTCATCTTGGACATCGCATGGTCGACCGTATCTTCGGGAAGCCCGGTGACGACGTCGCGTGTCATGAACTCACCGACGGTGAGCTTGGCAAGTTGACCGGCATTCTTGGAGATCAGCCTGAGCATATCGCGCTCGGAAAAAATCCCCGTCAATTCACCGCTTGCATTCAGGATTGCCAACGCGCCAATGTTATTGGACACCAGCGTTTCAACCGCGGACAAGACCGGTTCGATTTCGTGGGCCGTGTAGACTCGAGTTCCCTTCTCGAACAAGACCTCCGATAGCTTCATAAGTCCTCCCCTGTTTGAGACTCTGTCACAATATAGCCTTATGGCCTCCCGAAAGTCAAGATTTTTCGAGGCACGCGAAATTTTGTTCTTGCAAGGGGTTATGCTCTTGCAATTCAAAATGTTAGCATTGTGTTTGTGAAAAATAACGCAAAGAATTTCTTCCGTGTATTATTTAGGATAGGTTGCGCCCCGGCGAAACCGAGGCTAAATAGGCAAACGTGTTCGCTTTGGGCCCAAACAAGGTGGTGCATGATGCGCCCGCATTTGTTCGGATTACTGCTGACTTTCTTTTTCCACTGCGCGCCCGTTTCGTGACATTCAAATGGTGCTTGTCGACACAAACAAAAGCGGCGACCCATTCGGGTCGCCGCTTCTTTGTCGTGCAAATTCGCAGGCTATGGTTGGTAGCCGACGACCGTGTAGTAACGCATTTCGTCGTTGATCACGCCGTCCACGATCGTGTAGGTATTTTGATCGGTTGTATCGACAAGCGTCTGCAAAAGATTGTCGGGGTCGAGCGACGTGTAGACTCTGTACATCGGATTCGCGTCGGCATTCCAACGCAACACGACGTCGTTGCCGTCGATGAAAATCGTAAGATCCTCGGGAGTCGTGACGACCACGGGTTCGCCGACTGCGACGATCGAGACATCATCAACATACCAGCCTTCGCGCTGCACGCTGTTGTCCGAACCGAAACGGAAACGCAGTTGAATGTTCGAGCCTGCATAAGGTGAAAGATCCATCGTCTTTTCGGTCCACGTGGTCACCGTTCCCGACCAGCAAGGCTGGCCAAGCATCGGGCCCGTCGCCGGTGTGCCGCCGCCGACGGTGTAACGGAAGGTCTCGGTATAGCCTTCGGCCGGAGTGACTTGAGTGAACGCGCCGCCGTTTTCGGAAATTTCCAGAATACCGCCGTCATATGCTGAGTCGGAATAAACGCCGGACACTTCGCCTTCGATTTGCATCCAGAACGAAAGCTGCGCGCCGTCGGGAATGTTGTTCAGGACGGGTGAAATCAAACGCGCGTCGTTGAATGCGCTATAAGTACCCGTTCCGGTCGAACCGCATTTGTAACTATGCGATGACGAGAGCGAACGTTCGGTCGAGAGATGCCATTCGTCCACCCAAGTTCCACCAGGCGTTTCGTGCGTCCAGCCCGTCGCGCCGGATTCGAAATCTTCGTAGAGCACGGTGATGATCGGCAGAGCGGTCAAGGACATATTCACGGTGGTGGTGTCACCAAAGGTGATGTTGATGCCGGTGGCAGTGTCCGACACGTAAGCGAATTTGCTGAAAGCCAAGTCATAGGTCGCGCCATCAGGCAACGCCATGAAATAGTATCCCGCCGCGTTCGTCGTGGTCGAGCGGGAGCCTCCGACTTCCTGGACGGTCGCACCTTCAATCGGGTTCAACGTCGTCGCATCGATCACGGTGCCGCGCGCGAAACCGCCAGCTTGCGGATCGAATCCGTCGAGCGCCATCACGCCGGTGTTGCCCGGATCCAAATTCGCACGCAAACCGTTAAGCATTGAGATTGAGACCTTTCCGAAATAGTCGTCGATGTTATTCGAGCAACTTGCCGTGCCGCCGTGCAATTGACCTGTGATGCGGTGATTTTGATCGAACAGAGGCGAACCCGACGAGCCGGGTTCCGTGGTGCCGTCTTCCCAGTTCAGGATATGCCAGTGGGTGTTGTCACCGGGAGTGCTCGAGCCGCCGTAGCTGGACGCTTGCGGAGCCTGATAGTCAAAGGAAATCTTCTTGATGTCGCCGCTGGGGTGGTGAATACAAACGGAATTTGTCGCGGCCACGTCGTTGGCATTCCAACCGTTGAAATAGGGATTGTAGGAAAGCGGAACGTTGCTGTTCAAACGCACAAGGTAGAAATCAGAATTGCTGTAGTGTGAAATCAACTGGCAGCCCTGCACAGTTTGATTGGTCGGTCCGTCAATGTTCGCGCACGAAGGACTTTCGTAGTTGAACATGAAAATGTCGTTCGTCGACGGGCTGCAGTGGTTGGCCGTCAAAATGTACGGCGCCGCATCGTTGGCCGTGGTGTTAATCAGCGAGCCTGAGCAATAGCGGAAATTGCCCGACGTCAAGAGCATCACGACGCCGCGCTTTTGGTCCTGCCAATCCGCGCCTTCGGGACAATTTACGTTGTTGTTGCAAGAACCGCTCGAACCGAAGCTGTCCAACGGATTGTCGTCGCCGCGACCAAACAGATTGCGGTAAGCATGTACCACGCGCATCACGGAAATCGCACTTTGGCCCTGGGCTTCGAACGGCTCAATGTATTCGAGCGTGATCGCGTCGCCGGGAACGGGCTGCGTGGCAAACTTGCGGTCGGGATTTTCGTTCTCTTGCGTGAACGCGCCGATTACGTATTCGTGATTGTCGTTGTAGAGAAAGAGTTGTCCGCCGACGGGCACATCAAATTCGTCGAACACGAGGTTGATCGAGTAGGCTCCGCGCGATTCGATGCGCAGTCTCCAGACGCGGCCGTCTTTCGTATCTTCCCAGGTCCCGCTGTTGTTCAAGTTGAAATTCACTTCGTGCGGATAGCCGAAACGCAGAGGGACGTCTTTGCTTTCCGTTTCGTCTTCAGCCAGCAGCGTCGCATGATCGACACTGGGCAGACTTTGCGACTGCACCACCGAGAGCATCGCGCCGTGCAAACTCGCGGGCGATCCGCCGTGCGAGATCTGCGCGAAGCTGTTCGCAGCTATCACGAACACCGACAGCAGTGACAAAATGATATGGGACCGTTTCATCGTATTGTCTCCGAAAAAATTGAACTATGTAATCAGAAATAAGAATTCTTGTTAGTGTAGAAGGCGGCGACTACAACATTCTCAGATTCACCAGCGCGATGCCCGCTATGATCAGTCCGCCGCCCGCCACGATATCCCACGAAAGCGGTTCGCCGAGAAAAACCACGCCCAGCAGCACAGCAGTCGGAGGAAACACAAACGTGACCAAAGACGTTTTCGTCGCGCCCCAGTTGTTGATCAGATAGAAATAGCCCACCGTCGCCAGCCCCATTCCCAAAACACCCATCCATCCCGTAGCAAGCCACGTCATCGGCTGCGTCGGAAATTTGAACGGCGCTTCAAAGACCGCCGCGGCAATTGTGATGAAAACCAAGCCGCCGACCAAGAGCGGAAGGCTTGATTGAAACGGATGCACCCCGCGCAAGTATTTTCTTTGCGCGACCGTCGTGGCCGCATAAAAGAGCGTCGCCGAAATCATGGCCACTTGCCCGATCATGTCCCGCTCCTTGCCGAAGTCGGGATTCATCAATATGTAAATTCCCGCGACGGCCGAGAGCATTCCGGCTAATTTCGGGAACGTGAAGCTCTCGTCATGCAGTGCGAAGTGCGCGATCGCCATCGTCCAAATCGGCATCGTCGCATTCAGCACGCCTGCCAAACCTGAATCAATGCGCGTTTCGCTGTAACAGATCAAGCTAATGGGAATTGCAACTCCGGTGACACCCATCAGCATCGGGAGCCAGAATTCGCGGCCGGAAAATTTTACTCGATATCGACTCACCGCGAGTACGATTGCCGCCGTGACCACGCCGAACATCAACCGGTAGCTGACAATCGTCATCGGTCCGATTTCGCGCAGGGCATACTTGATCCAAAGAAACGACGTCCCCCAAGCTATGCAGCCGAGGTACAAAAATACCAGCCACGCTCTCAATGCTTCTCCCCTTTTGCCCGCGCGAGCGGTCATATTCCCCAGACGTAAACTATAAGATAATATCCTGCGGCGCGGTTTGCAACTCCCGACCGCAAAAATCTTTACGCACCCCACGAACGGGGCTGTTCTGTTGAAAAACGGGAACATCGTGCACAACTTCACATGAAATTCTTGCGCCCTCCGCCAACTTCCGTGCAATCCGCAATAAAAAACGACCCCGCAATTTCTTGCGGGGTCGTTCCATTCAAAAGATGCCACGTTTATGCAGGCGGCATTTCGTTTTCGACCAAGCCAATTATATTGCCCGCGGGGTCAGCAAAAAGAGCCATCGTGACCATGCCGGGCAGCACGGTACGCGGCAAGACTGTCTTCGCCCCGAGCTTTTCGGCCTCGGCCAGAGCCGGGTCGATCTTGTCCACGGCCATGTAAATCGTGACACGCGGCGATCCGCCCGGTTCTACTCCTGAAATTCCGCCGCCGATGCTCTTCTCTTCGGGTGCGACCAATCCGTATTGCATCGGATTGTTCGCGTCGATCTTCCAACCGAAAAGTTTGCTGTAGAACGCTTGCAACGCCTTACCGTCAGGGCCGGTGATCTCAAAGTGTACGACAGGTTGTCCCATGGTGTTCTCCTCGTTGTATAAGTCTTCGTGTTGCTGTTATTTCGCCACGGCAGGTTTGCCGTACTTTTGTGTTGCCCAACCCAGTATCAATCCGACAATCGTTCCCGGAATCATGATTTCTATCCAGTAATGCTCGCCGCCTTCGCCGGGCATGGACGCCACCAACAGGGCTAATGCAAGTCCGATGATCCCGCCGAAAATTATTCCCTTGGTCATGTCGCTGACTTTGCGCGAGAAGAATCCGATGATTAGTCCTGCGAGCAGACCTTTAATTGACGAACCAATCATAATTCCAGTCATCATGTCGCGCACGGCAGGAGTAAACCACGACGTCATTCCGTCAATTGCGCCAAGTACGATTCCAAGTATGATGCCTAACACTGGTTTGGACATTATAACCTCCGATTGGGTTGCGGAAAATTTGTGCTGTTGTCCAATTATACAGCTAATTCTGATAAGTCTTTAGCGGCGCAGGGCGAGATAAAAAATTAGCCTTATCACTATGTATGTC
It encodes the following:
- a CDS encoding chemotaxis response regulator protein-glutamate methylesterase → MPMVKVLVVDDSALVRRVLSEELARDPDIEVIGTAPDPYVARDKILKLAPDVLTLDIEMPRMDGLSFLRKLMKHKPMPVVVVSSLTPKGSEMAMDALSLGAVDVLCKPGEAYSIGDLSKELTARVKAAARARMTARSIDVPVKPMEALKATTLKIIAIGASTGGTEALREVLQRFPVNSPPTVVVQHMPEKFTKAFADRLNGICAIEVREAQDGDTLRPGLALIAPGNKHMMLQRSGAVYSVAVKDGPRVHHQRPAVDVLFKSVARVAGKNAVGAILTGMGADGADGLLEMKEAGAKTIAQDEKSCVVFGMPKEAIARGGVDSIMPLEQVAQGIMSKL
- a CDS encoding CBS domain-containing protein, whose amino-acid sequence is MKLSEVLFEKGTRVYTAHEIEPVLSAVETLVSNNIGALAILNASGELTGIFSERDMLRLISKNAGQLAKLTVGEFMTRDVVTGLPEDTVDHAMSKMTERRIRHLPILHHEKLIGMISIGDLVKAQLEETEHHKQQMENVVLGKYPA
- a CDS encoding carboxypeptidase regulatory-like domain-containing protein, with protein sequence MKRSHIILSLLSVFVIAANSFAQISHGGSPASLHGAMLSVVQSQSLPSVDHATLLAEDETESKDVPLRFGYPHEVNFNLNNSGTWEDTKDGRVWRLRIESRGAYSINLVFDEFDVPVGGQLFLYNDNHEYVIGAFTQENENPDRKFATQPVPGDAITLEYIEPFEAQGQSAISVMRVVHAYRNLFGRGDDNPLDSFGSSGSCNNNVNCPEGADWQDQKRGVVMLLTSGNFRYCSGSLINTTANDAAPYILTANHCSPSTNDIFMFNYESPSCANIDGPTNQTVQGCQLISHYSNSDFYLVRLNSNVPLSYNPYFNGWNANDVAATNSVCIHHPSGDIKKISFDYQAPQASSYGGSSTPGDNTHWHILNWEDGTTEPGSSGSPLFDQNHRITGQLHGGTASCSNNIDDYFGKVSISMLNGLRANLDPGNTGVMALDGFDPQAGGFARGTVIDATTLNPIEGATVQEVGGSRSTTTNAAGYYFMALPDGATYDLAFSKFAYVSDTATGINITFGDTTTVNMSLTALPIITVLYEDFESGATGWTHETPGGTWVDEWHLSTERSLSSSHSYKCGSTGTGTYSAFNDARLISPVLNNIPDGAQLSFWMQIEGEVSGVYSDSAYDGGILEISENGGAFTQVTPAEGYTETFRYTVGGGTPATGPMLGQPCWSGTVTTWTEKTMDLSPYAGSNIQLRFRFGSDNSVQREGWYVDDVSIVAVGEPVVVTTPEDLTIFIDGNDVVLRWNADANPMYRVYTSLDPDNLLQTLVDTTDQNTYTIVDGVINDEMRYYTVVGYQP
- a CDS encoding DMT family transporter yields the protein MRAWLVFLYLGCIAWGTSFLWIKYALREIGPMTIVSYRLMFGVVTAAIVLAVSRYRVKFSGREFWLPMLMGVTGVAIPISLICYSETRIDSGLAGVLNATMPIWTMAIAHFALHDESFTFPKLAGMLSAVAGIYILMNPDFGKERDMIGQVAMISATLFYAATTVAQRKYLRGVHPFQSSLPLLVGGLVFITIAAAVFEAPFKFPTQPMTWLATGWMGVLGMGLATVGYFYLINNWGATKTSLVTFVFPPTAVLLGVVFLGEPLSWDIVAGGGLIIAGIALVNLRML
- a CDS encoding VOC family protein, with the translated sequence MGQPVVHFEITGPDGKALQAFYSKLFGWKIDANNPMQYGLVAPEEKSIGGGISGVEPGGSPRVTIYMAVDKIDPALAEAEKLGAKTVLPRTVLPGMVTMALFADPAGNIIGLVENEMPPA